From the genome of Novosphingobium sp. TH158, one region includes:
- a CDS encoding enoyl-CoA hydratase/isomerase family protein gives MSTEELIVRREGVAGFLTLNRPKAIHALTQAMDHAMTEALLAWKDDPQVQAVILDHSEGRGFCSGGDINLLRNSALNDGGVSGLQFFYEEYQLNHLLMTYPKPVIAFMDGITMGGGVGISQPARFRVATENTRFAMPETGIGLFPDVGGGWHLSRLPGRLGQFLALTGTRLDGAECLWTGLATHYIPAEILAEAKARIVAGHEPGQVLAALSVTPPPARIEAQAGQIARHFDSDRYEDILASLAGDDSEWAAKELATLRTKSPQTCKVALRQLHDSLACKDFAENMAMEYRIASRVLTRPDFAEGVRAVIVDKTNDAKWNPATPEEVSDELIESIFAPLPPEKEWKPL, from the coding sequence GTGAGCACCGAGGAACTGATCGTCCGCCGCGAAGGTGTGGCGGGGTTCCTCACGCTCAACCGGCCCAAGGCGATCCATGCGCTGACCCAGGCGATGGACCATGCGATGACCGAAGCGCTGCTTGCGTGGAAGGACGATCCGCAAGTCCAAGCCGTGATCCTCGATCACAGCGAGGGCAGGGGCTTCTGCTCGGGCGGGGATATCAACCTGCTGCGCAATTCGGCGTTGAACGACGGCGGCGTTTCGGGGCTGCAGTTCTTCTACGAGGAATACCAGCTCAACCACCTGCTGATGACCTACCCCAAGCCGGTGATCGCCTTCATGGACGGCATCACCATGGGCGGCGGCGTGGGTATTTCGCAGCCGGCGCGCTTTCGCGTGGCGACCGAGAACACCCGCTTTGCCATGCCGGAAACCGGCATCGGCCTGTTTCCGGATGTTGGCGGCGGCTGGCACCTTTCGCGCCTGCCGGGGCGGCTTGGCCAGTTCCTCGCCCTCACCGGAACCCGTCTCGACGGGGCGGAATGCCTGTGGACCGGTCTGGCGACCCACTACATTCCGGCGGAAATCCTGGCCGAGGCCAAGGCGCGCATCGTTGCGGGCCACGAGCCCGGGCAGGTGCTGGCCGCGCTTTCGGTGACGCCTCCTCCCGCCCGGATCGAGGCGCAGGCAGGGCAAATTGCCCGCCACTTCGATTCCGATCGCTATGAAGACATCCTCGCCAGTCTTGCCGGCGATGACAGCGAATGGGCGGCCAAGGAACTTGCCACCCTGCGCACCAAGTCGCCGCAGACCTGCAAGGTCGCCCTGCGCCAGCTGCATGACAGCCTGGCCTGCAAGGACTTTGCCGAGAACATGGCAATGGAATACCGCATCGCCAGCCGCGTGCTGACCCGCCCGGACTTTGCCGAAGGCGTGCGCGCGGTGATCGTCGACAAGACGAACGATGCAAAATGGAACCCGGCAACCCCCGAGGAAGTCAGCGACGAACTGATCGAATCGATCTTCGCCCCGCTGCCCCCCGAGAAGGAATGGAAACCCCTATGA
- a CDS encoding enoyl-CoA hydratase-related protein, which yields MSYETLIVEQRGAVTLIQLNRPQALNALNSTVMKDLAAAMAAFEADESQGCVVLTGAGEKAFAAGADIPEMANKPATDFFAEAFFDGWQKDIAHRVRKPWIAAVHGFALGGGCELAMMADMIIASEKARFGQPEIKLGVAPGMGGTQRLTRAVGKAKAMDLCLTGRMMDAAEAEQCGLVARVLPVEGFVDAVVAIAAEIAAMPRMAALLNKEMVNVAFETTLEQGLLYERRTWGILAATEDKAEGMNAFVEKRPAVWKNR from the coding sequence ATGAGCTACGAAACGCTGATCGTTGAACAGCGCGGCGCGGTTACGCTGATCCAGCTGAACCGTCCGCAGGCGCTGAATGCCCTCAATTCGACGGTCATGAAGGACCTTGCCGCCGCCATGGCCGCTTTCGAAGCAGACGAAAGCCAGGGCTGCGTGGTGCTGACCGGTGCCGGCGAAAAGGCTTTCGCAGCAGGAGCCGACATTCCCGAGATGGCCAACAAGCCCGCCACCGATTTCTTCGCCGAGGCCTTCTTCGATGGCTGGCAGAAGGACATTGCCCACCGCGTGCGCAAGCCGTGGATCGCGGCAGTGCATGGCTTCGCGCTGGGCGGCGGTTGCGAGCTGGCGATGATGGCGGACATGATCATCGCATCGGAAAAGGCCCGCTTCGGCCAGCCGGAAATCAAGCTTGGCGTTGCCCCCGGCATGGGCGGCACCCAGCGTCTGACCCGCGCAGTGGGCAAGGCGAAGGCGATGGACCTGTGCCTTACCGGCCGTATGATGGACGCGGCAGAGGCCGAACAGTGCGGCCTGGTCGCGCGCGTGCTGCCGGTCGAAGGCTTTGTCGATGCCGTGGTTGCCATCGCCGCAGAAATCGCCGCGATGCCGCGCATGGCAGCGCTGCTGAACAAGGAAATGGTCAACGTCGCCTTCGAAACGACGCTGGAGCAGGGCCTGCTTTACGAACGCCGCACTTGGGGCATCCTCGCCGCGACCGAGGACAAGGCCGAGGGCATGAACGCCTTCGTCGAAAAGCGCCCGGCGGTCTGGAAGAACAGGTAG
- a CDS encoding aldehyde dehydrogenase family protein yields MALAPTLNDTPEAREVAELIARSRAAQAQIENATQEQVDRWIRGMVWAVAKESTAEMIAQHTVDESQLGNYDGKYLKIFRKTRAALMDIINDKSVGVIEEDKERCIVKIAKPVGVIGALSPSTNPEATPVIKSICAVKGRNSIIIAPHPRAKITNAIICNLMRDALVKMGAPADLVIPIETPSVEKTNELMRQCDRVLATGGGPMVHAAYSSGTPALGVGVGNAVITVDDTADLDEAAEKIRISKTLDLAASCSSDNSVILFDSIYDAMLEKLKHQGGYVVEGEEKVKLQNTIWVNGALNANIVAQPAEKIAGMAGFGLPEGKTFLIVPETGTGPDYPFSGEKLSVTMTLYRAKDIDEAIALTNAIQAYQGRGHSCGIYSYNDENIMKLATQTFTSRVMVNQPQAPSNSGNLWNGMPQTFSLGCGSWGGNATNNNISWRDLVNLTWVSRNLPQPKVIPSDEELFGKDIIELIG; encoded by the coding sequence ATGGCTCTCGCCCCGACCCTGAACGATACCCCCGAAGCCCGCGAAGTCGCCGAGCTGATCGCGCGCAGCCGCGCGGCGCAGGCGCAGATCGAAAACGCCACCCAGGAACAGGTGGACCGCTGGATTCGCGGCATGGTCTGGGCTGTTGCCAAGGAATCAACCGCCGAAATGATCGCCCAGCACACGGTCGATGAATCGCAGCTTGGCAACTACGACGGCAAGTACCTCAAGATCTTCCGCAAGACCCGCGCCGCCCTGATGGACATCATCAACGACAAGTCGGTTGGCGTGATCGAGGAAGACAAGGAGCGCTGCATCGTCAAGATCGCCAAGCCGGTCGGCGTGATCGGCGCGCTTTCGCCTTCGACCAACCCCGAGGCGACCCCGGTGATCAAGTCGATCTGCGCGGTGAAGGGGCGCAACTCCATCATCATCGCGCCGCACCCGCGCGCCAAGATCACCAACGCCATCATCTGCAACCTGATGCGCGATGCCCTGGTCAAGATGGGCGCCCCGGCCGATCTGGTGATCCCGATCGAAACCCCTTCGGTCGAAAAGACCAACGAACTGATGCGCCAGTGCGATCGCGTGCTTGCCACCGGTGGTGGGCCGATGGTTCATGCCGCCTATTCCAGCGGCACCCCGGCGCTCGGCGTCGGCGTGGGCAATGCTGTCATCACGGTCGACGATACGGCGGACCTTGACGAAGCGGCCGAGAAGATCCGCATCTCCAAGACGCTGGACCTTGCCGCCTCGTGCTCTTCGGACAACAGCGTGATCCTGTTCGATTCGATCTACGATGCCATGCTCGAAAAGCTGAAGCATCAGGGTGGCTATGTCGTCGAAGGCGAAGAGAAGGTGAAGCTGCAGAACACCATCTGGGTGAACGGCGCGCTGAATGCCAACATCGTTGCCCAGCCGGCGGAAAAGATCGCGGGCATGGCCGGTTTCGGCCTGCCCGAAGGCAAGACCTTCCTGATCGTTCCCGAAACCGGGACCGGGCCGGACTATCCGTTCTCGGGCGAAAAGCTCTCGGTCACCATGACGCTCTACCGCGCCAAGGACATCGACGAGGCCATCGCCCTGACCAACGCCATCCAGGCCTACCAGGGCCGCGGCCATTCTTGCGGCATCTACTCGTACAATGACGAGAACATCATGAAGCTGGCGACGCAGACCTTCACCAGCCGCGTGATGGTCAACCAGCCGCAGGCGCCCTCGAACTCGGGCAACCTGTGGAACGGCATGCCGCAGACCTTCAGCCTCGGCTGCGGATCGTGGGGCGGCAATGCCACCAACAACAACATTTCCTGGCGCGATCTCGTCAACCTGACCTGGGTGTCGCGCAACCTGCCGCAGCCCAAGGTGATCCCGAGCGACGAAGAGCTGTTCGGCAAGGACATCATCGAGCTGATCGGGTGA
- a CDS encoding acyl-CoA dehydrogenase family protein, whose translation MTGQFSLTEDQLAIQDMARKFTADRITPFAAKWDEEHHYPVDVWKAAGELGFGAIYVSEEMGGIGLGRLEAALIMEAMSYGCPATSAYISIHNMAAWMLDTFASDDLKARYLPQMVSMEKIASYCLTEPGSGSDAAALKTTARLEGDHYVLNGTKQFISGGGFNDYYLVMVRTGAEGPKGISCVVVEKDMPGLSFGVPERKLGWNASPTAQVIFDNVKVPVQNRVGNEGDGFKFAMAGLDGGRINIGACSLGGAQRCLDEAVQYVKDRSQFGQPIAAFQNTQFQLADMATDLEAARALLYLAAAKVTEGAPDKSRFSAMAKKLASDSGSEIVDKALQMFGGYGYLRDYPIERFWRDLRVHRILEGTNEVMRMIIGRDLLK comes from the coding sequence ATGACCGGACAATTCTCCCTTACCGAAGACCAGCTCGCCATCCAGGACATGGCGCGCAAGTTCACCGCTGACCGGATCACGCCCTTCGCCGCCAAGTGGGACGAAGAGCACCACTATCCGGTGGACGTGTGGAAGGCTGCCGGCGAGCTTGGCTTCGGCGCGATCTACGTTTCCGAGGAAATGGGCGGCATCGGCCTTGGCCGGCTTGAGGCGGCGCTGATCATGGAGGCCATGTCCTATGGCTGTCCGGCGACCAGCGCCTACATCTCGATCCACAACATGGCGGCGTGGATGCTCGATACCTTCGCCAGCGACGACCTGAAGGCGCGTTACCTGCCGCAGATGGTCTCGATGGAGAAGATCGCGAGCTACTGCCTGACCGAGCCGGGTTCCGGTTCGGACGCGGCCGCGCTGAAGACGACGGCGCGGCTCGAAGGTGACCATTACGTGCTGAACGGCACCAAGCAGTTCATCTCCGGCGGCGGCTTCAACGATTACTATCTCGTCATGGTCCGCACGGGGGCGGAAGGTCCGAAGGGCATTTCCTGCGTGGTGGTGGAAAAGGACATGCCGGGCCTGTCGTTCGGTGTGCCGGAACGGAAGCTGGGCTGGAACGCCTCGCCGACCGCGCAGGTGATCTTCGATAACGTCAAGGTGCCGGTGCAGAACCGCGTCGGCAATGAAGGCGATGGCTTCAAGTTCGCCATGGCCGGGCTCGACGGCGGGCGCATCAACATCGGCGCCTGCTCGCTGGGCGGTGCGCAGCGCTGCCTCGACGAGGCGGTGCAGTACGTCAAGGACCGCAGCCAGTTCGGCCAGCCGATTGCTGCCTTCCAGAACACGCAGTTCCAGCTTGCGGACATGGCGACCGATCTCGAAGCGGCCCGCGCGCTGCTCTATCTCGCCGCCGCAAAGGTGACCGAGGGCGCGCCCGACAAGAGCCGCTTCTCCGCCATGGCCAAAAAGCTCGCTTCCGACAGCGGCAGCGAGATCGTCGACAAGGCGCTGCAGATGTTCGGCGGCTATGGCTACCTGCGGGACTATCCGATCGAGCGCTTCTGGCGCGACCTGCGCGTCCACCGCATCCTTGAAGGTACCAACGAGGTTATGCGGATGATCATCGGCAGGGACCTGCTCAAGTGA
- a CDS encoding bile acid:sodium symporter family protein → MTGLLSRMKIDGFLLAIGLAVALAFAFPTIGASDGQLRAGLLTDLGVALVFFLHGAAVAPSAMRAAAANWRLHILVQASIYVLFPLIGLAVWHGAPQALGPELRLGFFFLCAISSTISSSVAMTALARGNVPAAIFNATLSGLLGMVLTPLLLALVMTRAPGIAPLTSQIGGILLKLLLPFVIGQLSRPLIAALLDRHKPLVGKADRAVIVLIVYVAFCDAALAGMWTAGQALALLVVAIMCSALLALVLVLTTLASRAMKLSTEDEIAAVFCGSKKSLANGAPIAKVVFGANPALSLILVPLLLYHQIQLVVCAVLARRYCARSQG, encoded by the coding sequence ATGACCGGCCTGCTTTCGAGAATGAAGATCGACGGCTTCCTGCTTGCGATCGGCCTGGCTGTTGCCCTGGCATTTGCCTTCCCGACAATCGGTGCATCGGACGGCCAGCTTCGTGCCGGGCTGCTGACGGACCTGGGCGTTGCGCTCGTCTTCTTCCTCCATGGTGCCGCCGTTGCCCCTTCGGCCATGCGCGCTGCTGCGGCCAACTGGCGCCTGCACATCCTGGTCCAGGCGAGCATCTATGTGCTGTTCCCGCTCATCGGCCTGGCCGTCTGGCACGGTGCCCCGCAGGCGCTGGGCCCGGAGCTGCGGCTGGGGTTCTTCTTCCTCTGCGCCATTTCCTCGACGATATCCTCGTCCGTGGCGATGACGGCGCTCGCCCGGGGGAATGTGCCCGCCGCCATCTTCAACGCCACCCTCTCGGGCCTGCTGGGCATGGTGCTGACGCCCCTGCTGCTGGCACTGGTGATGACCAGGGCGCCCGGCATTGCCCCGCTGACCTCGCAGATCGGCGGCATCCTGTTGAAGCTGCTGCTGCCCTTCGTGATTGGCCAGCTTTCCCGGCCGCTGATCGCCGCGCTGCTCGATCGCCACAAGCCGCTGGTCGGCAAGGCGGACCGGGCGGTGATCGTGCTGATTGTCTATGTCGCGTTCTGCGACGCGGCCCTTGCCGGCATGTGGACAGCCGGGCAGGCGCTGGCGCTGCTGGTGGTGGCGATCATGTGCTCGGCCCTGCTGGCGCTGGTGCTTGTGCTTACCACCCTTGCATCGCGGGCCATGAAGCTTTCCACCGAAGACGAGATTGCGGCGGTGTTCTGCGGATCGAAAAAGAGCCTCGCCAACGGTGCGCCGATTGCCAAGGTGGTGTTCGGGGCCAACCCCGCGCTCAGCCTGATCCTCGTGCCGCTGCTGCTTTATCACCAGATCCAGCTTGTGGTCTGCGCCGTTCTGGCGCGGCGATATTGCGCACGCAGCCAAGGTTAA
- a CDS encoding nitronate monooxygenase family protein, whose translation MPFKTRVTEMLGIEHPIVQGGMMHVGYAELASAVSNAGGLGIITALTQPSADALRDEIERCRSMTSKPFGVNITVLPSITPPDYKSYAQAVIDSGVKIVETAGTAEVRELWAMMKPHGITILHKCTAVRHALSAERNGCDIISIDGFECAGHPGEDDIPGLILIPAAADKVKIPMLASGGIGDGRGLVAALALGADGINMGTRFCATQEAPIHPNIKQKYVENDERGTNLIFRSLHNTARVGKNGVSDEVVQRLKKPDAKFEDVRELVAGRKGAEMLKSGDTEGGIFWAGMIQALIHDIPTCQELIDRIIGDAEAIVKSRLSGMLV comes from the coding sequence ATGCCGTTCAAGACGCGCGTCACCGAAATGCTCGGTATCGAACATCCCATCGTCCAGGGCGGCATGATGCATGTCGGCTATGCCGAACTGGCGAGCGCGGTTTCCAACGCGGGCGGCCTCGGCATCATCACCGCGCTGACCCAGCCCAGCGCCGATGCTCTGCGTGACGAGATCGAGCGTTGCCGGTCGATGACGTCCAAGCCCTTTGGCGTGAACATCACCGTCCTGCCTTCGATTACCCCGCCGGACTACAAGTCCTATGCCCAGGCGGTGATCGATTCCGGGGTCAAGATCGTCGAGACCGCCGGCACTGCGGAAGTGCGTGAGCTGTGGGCGATGATGAAGCCGCACGGCATCACCATCCTGCACAAGTGCACCGCCGTGCGCCACGCGCTCTCGGCCGAACGCAATGGCTGCGACATCATCTCGATCGACGGCTTCGAATGCGCCGGCCACCCGGGCGAGGATGACATTCCCGGCCTGATCCTGATTCCCGCCGCTGCCGACAAGGTGAAGATCCCCATGCTCGCCTCGGGCGGCATCGGCGATGGCCGCGGGCTTGTCGCCGCCCTCGCTCTGGGTGCGGATGGCATCAACATGGGTACCCGCTTCTGCGCCACGCAGGAGGCGCCGATCCATCCCAACATCAAGCAGAAGTACGTCGAGAACGACGAACGCGGCACGAACCTGATCTTCCGTTCGCTGCACAACACGGCCCGCGTGGGCAAGAACGGGGTTTCGGACGAAGTGGTGCAGCGCCTCAAGAAGCCTGACGCGAAGTTCGAGGACGTTCGCGAACTGGTGGCGGGCAGGAAGGGGGCGGAAATGCTCAAGTCCGGCGATACCGAAGGCGGCATTTTCTGGGCCGGCATGATCCAGGCCCTGATCCATGACATCCCCACCTGCCAGGAACTGATCGATCGCATCATCGGCGATGCCGAGGCGATCGTGAAGAGCCGGCTGAGCGGAATGCTCGTCTGA